A single Brassica rapa cultivar Chiifu-401-42 chromosome A04, CAAS_Brap_v3.01, whole genome shotgun sequence DNA region contains:
- the LOC103865150 gene encoding uncharacterized protein LOC103865150 isoform X1: protein MELDYYDVILGMDWLTRHRVVLDCPKARVHIPREEGKITFQCVQAHRGISIVSMMHAEELLEKGAEGFLASISMVKNDGHHELQDIPVVEEFEDVFEALKGPPPARGDALTIELEPGTAPVSRAPYRLAPAEMAELKKQLEELLGKGFIRPSTSPWGAPVLFVKKKDGSFRLCIDYRGLNKVTIKNKYPLPRIDELLDQLQGASWFSKIDLASGYHQIAIAGEDVRKTAFRTRYGHYEFVVMPFGLTNAPAAFMKLMNDVFREYLDKCVIVFIDDILIYSRSREEHAEHLRIVLEKLREHQLFAKLSKCSFWQRKIGFLGHVVSEAGVAVDPEKIIAITEWPTPKSATEIHSFLGLAGYYRKFVKGFASIAKPMTQLTGKDVKFVWTDECSKSLTELKRQLTDTPVLVLPRPGIPYEVYTDASGTGLGCVLMQDGHVIAYASRQLRPHEVNYPTHDLELAAVVFALKIWRSYLYGEKVQILTDHQSLKYIFTQADLNLRQRRWMELLADYNLDITYHPGKANHVADALSRRRSDVSGTKEVQELTGTIASLRLCAITSDGETAGLDVLEQADLLWRIRRVQDDDEALVKQIEIESIGYHTALSGMYMYRNRVCVPDDKLLRKEILQQAHNSRFSIHPGNTKMYRDLKRYYHWTGMKKDVATFVSQCQTCQMVKAEHQVPSGLLQNLPLPEWKWDMVTMDFVTGLPTTLGGRNAIWVIVDRLTKSAHFIAIKKTDGADQLAQIYLREIVRLHGVLVSIVSDRDTKFTSALWRAFQKALGTKVHMSTAYHPQTDGQSERTIQTLEDMLRACVLDWEGNWGKYLPLAEFAYNNSYHSSIEMAPYEALYGRPCRTPLCWTEVGERRDLEPAMVQETVEQVEMLKSRLREAHDRQKSYADKHRKDLEFQVGDLVYLKMRTFQGGSKTRKLKKLKPRFMGPYPILERIGAVAYRLGLSAELSDFHDVFHVSVLRKVVREPELILQQPPSDLGKNLSALCQPVQILDRQVKAVQGMMTSFVRVRWERDGIHEETWETETQMRIDYPELFEDGIGQLVQEPNSGSNSLLVGENCNDPIPSPITLARQSPLVLQETLEIEPSLTSEIVPPPPPRPEPRSTSSPPIPAEDHHRDRDVETSPEQEDQPEIRPDAPSRASFVPRRSARVSHAPPQPAVVHRRR from the exons ATGGAGCTGGATTACTACGATGTTATACTTGGGATGGATTGGCTGACACGGCATCGAGTGGTGTTAGATTGCCCGAAGGCAAGGGTTCATATTCCTAGAGAAGAGGGGAAGATCACATTCCAGTGTGTTCAAGCTCACCGGGGAATCTCTATTGTCTCGATGATGCATGCTGAGGAATTATTGGAGAAAGGAGCTGAGGGGTTTCTGGCGTCTATCTCGATGGTTAAGAACGACGGACATCACGAGTTGCAGGACATTCCGGTGGTTGAGGAGTTCGAGGATGTATTTGAGGCCTTAAAAGGGCCACCACCAGCGAGAGGAGATGCTCTCACTATTGAGTTGGAGCCAGGGACAGCACCGGTTTCACGGGCCCCATACCGACTAGCACCAGCAGAGATGGCTGaactaaaaaaacaattggAGGAGCTATTGGGTAAGGGTTTCATCAGACCCAGTACGTCACCGTGGGGAGCACCAGTAttgtttgtgaagaagaaagatgggagTTTTAGGCTTTGTATTGATTACAGAGGTCTAAACAAGGTGACCATAAAGAATAAGTATCCACTTCCGCGTATTGATGAATTGTTGGATCAGCTACAGGGAGCTTCATGGTTCTCTAAGATTGACTTGGCATCAGGTTATCACCAGATTGCGATAGCAGGGGAGGATGTGCGGAAGACGGCTTTCCGTACACGCTATGGACATTACGAATTTGTAGTGATGCCATTTGGGTTGACGAATGCACCTGCAGCGTTCATGAAACTTATGAATGATGTTTTTCGCGAGTACTTAGATAAGTGTGTAATCGTCTTCATCGACGATATTCTGATTTATTCTCGGAGCAGAGAAGAGCATGCTGAGCATTTACGGATTGTGTTGGAGAAGCTCAGGGAGCATCAGCTATTTGCTAAGCTGAGTAAGTGTAGCTTCTGGCAGAGGAAGATTGGATTTTTGGGTCATGTGGTTTCTGAGGCAGGAGTTGCTGTAGATCCAGAGAAGATTATCGCAATTACAGAGTGGCCGACACCTAAGAGTGCTACAGAGATCCACAGTTTTCTGGGTTTAGCAGGTTATTACAGGAAATTCGTCAAGGGATTTGCTAGTATCGCCAAACCGATGACGCAGTTGACAGGCAAAGATGTTAAGTTTGTGTGGACAGACGAGTGCTCGAAGAGTCTCACAGAATTGAAGCGACAACTCACGGACACGCCAGTTTTGGTACTACCGAGGCCAGGGATACCTTATGAGGTTTACACGGATGCGTCAGGTACTGGTTTGGGTTGTGTACTGATGCAGGATGGTCATGTTATTGCTTATGCATCACGTCAGTTGAGGCCTCACGAGGTCAACTACCCTACCCATGATTTGGAGTTAGCAGCAGTTGTTTTTGCGCTAAAAATCTGGAGGTCATATCTGTATGGAGAGAAAGTTCAGATCCTCACAGATCACCAAAGTCTTAAGTATATCTTTACTCAAGCGGACCTGAATTTGAGACAGCGTAGATGGATGGAGTTGTTAGCGGATTACAACTTGGATATTACCTATCATCCAGGTAAGGCCAACCATGTGGCAGACGCCTTGAGTAGACGCAGGAGTGATGTTTCAGGAACCAAGGAGGTTCAGGAGCTGACTGGCACAATTGCTAGTCTCAGATTGTGTGCAATCACTTCGGATGGGGAGACAGCTGGTCTTGATGTTTTGGAACAAGCAGATTTACTATGGAGGATACGCAGAGTTCAGGATGATGATGAGGCTTTGGTTAAGCAGATTGAAATCGAGAGTATTGGATATCACACAGCTTTGAGCGGGATGTACATGTACCGAAACCGAGTTTGTGTGCCAGATGATAAACTGCTACGGAAGGAAATTTTACAGCAAGCACACAACTCACGTTTTTCTATCCACCCAGGGAATACCAAGATGTACAGAGATTTGAAGCGTTATTACCATTGGACTGGTATGAAGAAAGATGTTGCTACGTTTGTATCGCAGTGCCAGACATGTCAGATGGTTAAGGctgaacatcaagtgcctagcgGATTATTGCAGAACTTGCCATtgccagaatggaaatgggacaTGGTTactatggattttgtgactggaCTCCCGACAACCTTAGGAGGGAGGAATGCTATTTGGGTGATTGTGGATAGACTCACCAAGTCTGCTCATTTCATAGCGATTAAGAAAACAGATGGAGCTGATCAGTTGGCGCAGATTTACCTTAGAGAGATTGTGAGATTGCACGGAGTTCTTGTGAGCATTGTATCGGATCGAGATACAAAGTTTACATCTGCTCTTTGGAGGGCCTTTCAGAAGGCTCTTGGGACAAAAGTCCATATGAGTACAGCTTATCATCCGCAGACAGATGGGCAGTCAGAGAGGACTATTCAGACTTTGGAAGATATGCTCAGGGCTTGTGTTTTGGATTGGGAAGGAAATTGGGGAAAGTATCTACCTCTAGCGGAGTTTGCATACAACAACAGCTATCATTCGAGTATTGAAATGGCACCATATGAGGCGCTTTATGGTAGGCCTTGTCGTACACCACTTTGCTGGACAGAAGTGGGGGAGAGACGAGATTTAGAACCTGCAATGGTTCAGGAGACAGTAGAACAGGTGGAGATGCTCAAGTCTCGGCTTAGGGAAGCTCATGACCGACAGAAGAGTTATGCGGATAAGCACCGTAAGGATTTAGAATTTCAGGTGGGCGACCTGGTATATCTAAAAATGAGAACATTTCAGGGAGGATCTAAGACTCGAAAGCTAAAGAAGCTTAAACCGAGATTCATGGGCCCGTACCCTATTTTGGAGCGGATAGGAGCAGTTGCTTACAGATTGGGACTATCAGCAGAGTTATCAGACTTTCATGATGTGTTTCATGTGTCAGTTTTGAGAAAAGTCGTGAGAGAGCCAGAGCTCATTCTGCAACAGCCACCAAGTGACCTTGGTAAAAACTTGTCTGCACTTTGTCAGCCAGTACAGATTTTGGATCGGCAAGTGAAAGCGGTTCAGGGCATGATGACTAGTTTTGTCAGAGTTCGTTGGGAGAGAGATGGGATCCATGAGGAGACATGGGAGACCGAGACTCAGATGAGGATTGATTACCCAGAACTTTTTGAGGATGGTATTGGACAGTTGGTTCAGGAGCCGAATTCGGGGTCGAATTCTTTACTagtgggggagaattgtaacgacCCAATTCCCAGCCCAATCACTTTGGCCCGTCAGAGCCCGTTAGTGTTGCAGGAAACCCTTG AGATTGAGCCGTCACTCACATCTGAGATCGTACCGCCGCCACCACCACGCCCAGAGCCGAGATCGACCAGTTCACCGCCGATCCCAGCCGAAG ACCACCATCGTGATCGTGACGTCGAGACGAGTCCGGAGCAGGAAGATCAGCCGGAGATTCGCCCAGACGCGCCGTCACGCGCATCTTTTGTGCCGCGGCGTTCCGCGCGTGTATCCCACGCGCCACCGCAACCCGCCGTCGTCCATCGCCGCCGTTGA
- the LOC117133444 gene encoding uncharacterized protein LOC117133444 translates to MPPKKGTKRTRTVRVRADAREVVDEQGAAGDVQGNGVQAEGVQPVVPPFDQAALMQMVQQAATQAAQVAIQQVTQEAARVAAQEAARVAAQEVARQLAAGQQIPAQQIPPQQIPAQQIPPQQIPPPQIPPQQIPPQQIPPQVPVQGVPEQQLPQGLQQPPLPPPPPLPVYRVYDERFYRLTTQMRNMDMEHFGGTVDATVAYDWKLGLQRKLEIIECPPEVSLRLAMQYLRGDALVWWEGVRLGHRGPDPLTFTDFIREFDRKYFPKEAMDKKKSDFEHVSQSGMTIREYEVEFNRLRRFAGGGITEEDLIRKFLSGMRVDIRNRCRVVTYQRLEDLVEKAAEQEAGLAEEQKFLKSSQTKSGKTDETQKRTRDQSEAPYCARCRRHHGGECLKCFTCGRWGHLSTHCRMKPADATSASQIATPTAAIRICYSCYEPGHIARDCPKKGQPTLPPAKRQAVAPRVYALGEANGAEPTAVTYLCPTRFS, encoded by the coding sequence ATGCCGCCAAAAAAAGGAACTAAGCGTACTCGCACAGTTAGGGTCAGAGCTGATGCTCGTGAAGTTGTGGATGAGCAGGGTGCTGCAGGAGATGTTCAGGGGAATGGTGTTCAGGCAGAGGGTGTGCAGCCTGTAGTCCCACCGTTTGATCAGGCTGCGCTCATGCAGATGGTTCAGCAGGCAGCTACCCAGGCTGCCCAGGTTGCTATTCAGCAGGTTACGCAGGAAGCTGCTCGTGTAGCTGCACAAGAAGCTGCCCGTGTAGCTGCACAGGAGGTTGCCCGTCAGTTGGCTGCTGGTCAGCAGATTCCAGCTCAGCAGATTCCACCGCAGCAGATTCCAGCTCAGCAGATTCCACCGCAGCAGATTCCACCTCCGCAGATTCCACCACAGCAGATTCCACCGCAGCAGATTCCACCTCAGGTTCCTGTGCAGGGGGTTCCAGAACAGCAGCTTCCTCAGGGTTTACAGCAGCCACCACTACCACCACCTCCACCTTTACCGGTTTACCGGGTATATGATGAGAGATTTTACAGACTCACGACTCAGATGCGGAACATGGACATGGAGCATTTTGGGGGAACAGTGGATGCTACAGTTGCTTATGATTGGAAGCTTGGTCTGCAACGAAAATTGGAGATTATTGAGTGTCCACCAGAGGTTTCTCTTAGGTTGGCTATGCAGTACCTACGTGGAGATGCACTTGTGTGGTGGGAGGGAGTACGATTGGGCCATCGTGGGCCTGATCCGCTTACCTTTACAGATTTTATCCGGGAGTTCGATAGGAAGTACTTTCCAAAAGAAGCTATGGATAAGAAGAAGAGTGACTTCGAGCATGTGAGCCAGAGTGGCATGACAATCAGGGAGtatgaggttgagttcaaccgaCTTCGCAGGTTTGCAGGAGGTGGTATTACTGAGGAAGACCTGATTAGGAAGTTTTTGAGTGGGATGCGAGTCGACATTCGCAACAGATGTCGTGTCGTCACTTACCAGAGATTGGAAGATTTGGTGGAGAAAGCTGCTGAGCAGGAAGCAGGTTTGGCAGAGGAGCAGAAGTTCCTCAAATCATCTCAAACTAAGTCTGGAAAGACTGATGAGACTCAGAAGAGGACCAGGGACCAGTCAGAAGCACCGTATTGTGCTCGATGTCGTCGTCACCACGGCGGAGAGTGTCTCAAGTGTTTTACTTGCGGAAGGTGGGGACATTTGTCAACGCATTGTCGGATGAAACCAGCAGATGCGACTTCGGCCAGTCAGATCGCAACACCTACAGCGGCAATCAGGATTTGTTACAGTTGTTATGAGCCCGGTCATATTGCTAGAGATTGCCCAAAGAAGGGGCAACCAACGCTTCCACCAGCTAAGCGTCAAGCCGTCGCTCCACGTGTGTATGCCCTAGGAGAGGCCAATGGAGCTGAGCCGACAGCCGTTACGTATCTTTGCCCCACTCGTTTCTCTTGA
- the LOC103865149 gene encoding UDP-glycosyltransferase 74D1: MGEEAIAKVLVFSFPIQGHINPLLQFSKRLISKNVSVTFLTTSSTHNNIIRRSTAGGATALPLSFVPLDDGFEEGHPSTDTSPEYFAKLEENVSRSLSQLISSMEPKPNAVVYDSCSPWILDVCRKYPGVAAASFFTQSSIVNAIYIHFLRGEFKEFQDDVVLPAMPPLKGSDLPVFLYDNNLCRPLFELISSQFVNVDDIDFFLVNSFDELEVEVLEWMKNQWPVKNIGPMIPSMYLDKRLAGDKDYGISLFNAQVNECLDWLDSKPPGSVIYVSFGSLAVLKDDQMIELAAGLKQTGHNFLWVVRETETKKLPSNYIEEIGDRGLIVNWSPQLQVLAHKSIGCFMTHCGWNSTLEALSLGVALIGMPAYSDQPTNAKFIEDVWKVGVRVKADKDGFVTKEEIVRCVGEVMEETSKKGKEIRKNALRLMEFAKEALAEGGNSDKNIDEFVAKIAR, translated from the exons ATGGGAGAAGAAGCCATAGCAAAAGTGTTAGTCTTCTCGTTTCCGATCCAAGGACATATAAACCCTCTCCTCCAGTTCTCAAAACGTCTAATCTCCAAAAACGTCTCCGTCACATTCCTCACCACTTCATCCACCCATAACAACATCATCCGCCGTTCTACCGCCGGAGGAGCCACCGCTCTTCCGCTCTCTTTCGTCCCCCTCGACGACGGTTTTGAGGAAGGCCACCCATCAACCGACACATCTCCCGAGTACTTCGCAAAGTTGGAAGAAAACGTCTCTCGAAGCCTCTCTCAACTTATCTCCTCCATGGAACCTAAACCAAACGCTGTCGTTTACGACTCGTGTTCGCCTTGGATTCTCGACGTTTGCCGGAAATATCCAGGCGTCGCTGCGGCCTCATTTTTCACTCAGAGCTCTATCGTGAATGCCATATACATCCATTTCTTGCGTGGAGAGTTTAAGGAGTTTCAAGACGACGTCGTCTTGCCTGCGATGCCTCCGTTGAAAGGTAGTGACCTGCCGGTGTTTCTGTACGACAATAATCTTTGCCGGCCGTTGTTTGAGCTCATTAGTAGCCAGTTTGTGAATGTTGACGACATTGACTTCTTCTTGGTTAACTCTTTCGACGAACTCGAAGTTGAG GTGCTAGAATGGATGAAGAACCAATGGCCTGTCAAGAACATAGGACCAATGATTCCATCAATGTACTTAGACAAACGTTTAGCAGGCGACAAAGACTATGGAATCAGTCTCTTCAATGCTCAAGTCAATGAGTGCCTTGATTGGCTTGACTCAAAACCGCCTGGTTCAGTGATTTATGTCTCCTTCGGAAGCTTAGCGGTTCTAAAAGACGATCAAATGATCGAACTTGCTGCCGGTCTAAAACAAACCGGCCATAATTTCTTATGGGTagttagagaaacagagacaaagaAGCTCCCAAGCAATTACATAGAGGAAATTGGTGATAGAGGACTGATAGTTAATTGGAGTCCTCAGCTACAGGTTCTTGCGCATAAATCGATTGGTTGTTTCATGACACACTGCGGGTGGAATTCAACTCTAGAGGCATTGAGCTTAGGAGTAGCTTTGATTGGGATGCCAGCTTATAGCGATCAGCCGACAAATGCCAAGTTTATAGAGGATGTGTGGAAGGTTGGGGTTAGGGTTAAGGCAGATAAAGATGGGTTCGTGACAAAGGAAGAGATTGTGAGATGTGTTGGAGAAGTTATGGAGGAGACGTCAAAGAAAGGGAAAGAGATTAGAAAGAACGCTCTGAGATTGATGGAGTTTGCAAAAGAAGCTTTGGCTGAAGGAGGAAACTCTGATAAGAATATTGATGAATTTGTTGCTAAAATTGCTAGGTAA
- the LOC103865147 gene encoding LOB domain-containing protein 14, with translation MGGLGSPCGACKFLRRKCIEGCVFAPYFCYEEGSSNFAAIHKVFGASNFSKLISHLPDQDRCDAVRTISYEAQSRLHDPIYGCVSQIFSLQQQVVSLQAQVVLLREEASRKFPQGDCSEQGEFLAQDTPQDLHSWFHQVVSDSNLNQMSDVASTSIDHDESLCRSNEFIYYQEVMFPWSV, from the exons ATGGGAGGTTTAGGTTCACCATGTGGAGCATGCAAGTTCTTGCGTAGGAAATGTATAGAAGGTTGTGTATTTGCACCATACTTTTGCTACGAAGAAGGGTCTTCTAATTTTGCAGCCATTCACAAAGTGTTTGGAGCCAGCAACTTCTCCAAGCTCATTTCTCATCTCCCTGATCAAGACCGATGCGATGCGGTACGAACCATCTCTTATGAGGCGCAATCTCGTCTCCATGATCCTATTTACGGCTGCGTCTCACAAATCTTCTCCCTGCAGCAACAG GTTGTTAGTCTACAAGCACAAGTGGTTCTTCTTAGAGAAGAAGCTTCTAGAAAGTTCCCTCAAGGGGATTGTAGTGAACAAGGGGAGTTTCTAGCTCAAGATACACCCCAGGATCTTCACAGTTGGTTTCACCAAGTAGTCTCGGACTCCAACCTTAACCAGATGAGTGATGTTGCATCAACGTCCATTGATCACGACGAGTCACTTTGCAGGTCAAATGAATTTATTTATTACCAGGAAGTCATGTTTCCATGGTCTGTGTGA
- the LOC103865148 gene encoding B3 domain-containing protein At2g24670-like encodes MATNDGDHNKRSEGERRCLDLFATLLHAFGDDETRAKRGKDVQARNMLMIETIISAATNTFLLSKRKIDDESKNQENTASSSSSSSSSRSLLTVVESKRRRVVESNDEPIRAKPIREIKPPVKERKQPVKQKEPVRREPGVTPGWLVELMRRKNGVDAKLVIEKVITKTDLKPDQGRLLIPFKQIIEDFLNERELSIVEEHHRADRDEGLKGVDVILLNLRIWEMRSSFNYALCSGWNQFVRDNDLEVNQTRRLWSFHSRDGKLFLAFDPLTPAQPQDQDDGMALALVPFNPEASSSSMALVVTSEEDPFVCEEASRRLLPKIPRSSRTTRVCVSPPTSNSSDLYLDEGLDLNRTPPEECTEMDPLEAVEETHIRWTSQEAITETSVVSFTETTTVDLELRL; translated from the exons ATGGCGACCAATGATGGTGATCATAACAAACGCAGCGAGGGAGAGAGGAGATGCTTAGATCTTTTTGCGACGCTGCTTCACGCTTTTGGTGACGATGAAACAAGAGCGAAACGTGGAAAAGACGTGCAAGCGAGAAACATGCTCATGATCGAGACTATCATTAGTGCAGCCACCAACACTTTCTTGCTAAGCAAGCGAAAGATTGATGATGAGTCCAAGAATCAAGAAAACActgcttcttcgtcttcttcttcttcttcttcgaggaGTTTGTTAACCGTCGTTGAGTCCAAGAGGCGTCGTGTGGTGGAGTCCAATGACGAACCCATCAGAGCAAAACCTATAAGAGAAATCAAACCTCCGGTTAAGGAAAGAAAGCAACCGGTTAAGCAAAAGGAACCGGTCAGAAGAGAGCCAGGGGTGACGCCTGGATGGTTGGTTGAACTGATGAGGAGAAAGAACGGCGTGGATGCGAAGCTGGTGATAGAGAAGGTGATTACAAAGACCGATCTCAAGCCAGACCAAGGACGTCTCTTGATTCCCTTTAAGCAGATAATAGAAGACTTCTTGAACGAGAGAGAGTTGAGCATCGTGGAGGAGCATCACAGAGCAGATCGTGATGAAGGACTGAAAGGAGTTGATGTGATCTTGTTG AACCTGAGGATATGGGAGATGAGGAGCAGTTTCAACTACGCCTTGTGTTCTGGTTGGAACCAGTTCGTCCGCGACAACGACCTAGAGGTTAACCAGACTCGTCGCCTCTGGTCCTTCCACTCTCGAGATGGGAAGCTCTTTCTTGCTTTCGATCCtctcactccagctcagcctcAAGATCAAGATGACGGTATGGCTCTAGCTCTGGTTCCATTTAACCCTGAAGCTTCATCTTCATCCATGGCTTTGGTTGTAACTTCTGAGGAGGATCCGTTTGTGTGTGAAGAGGCAAGCAGGAGACTTTTACCTAAAATTCCAAGGAGTAGCAGAACTACTCGTGTTTGTGTTTCGCCTCCAACAAGTAACTCCAGTGATCTCTACCTCGACGAGGGTTTGGATTTAAACAGAACACCACCTGAAGAGTGCACTGAGATGGATCCTCTCGAGGCTGTAGAAGAGACGCATATTAGGTGGACATCACAGGAAGCCATCACAGAAACCTCAGTAGTATCCTTCACAGAGACTACCACGGTGGACCTCGAGCTCCGGTTGTGA
- the LOC103865150 gene encoding uncharacterized protein LOC103865150 isoform X2, whose amino-acid sequence MKVDFQTFFTDLRYKLLISSTPGSSVKETGVTDIEQVSTVLSISQVEAIILLLHYQWSPSKIEDEWFTNEEKVRESAGLLKEPVVDLNDKVNIECGICFDSFLQKDSATVSCGHPYCKTCWTGYVTSKINDGLGCLTVQCPEPSCSAVVGQDMINSVITKEEDKEKYYKYFLKSYIESSQKKIKWCPSPGCEYAVDFGGESENYDVSCLCSYEFCWKCCEDAHRPVDCHTVAKWIFKNNDESENTTWILANTKPCPSCKRQIEKNQGCNHMRCSICKHSFCWACLDPLNNHKSCHNFRGETEVKREMAKKAIDRYMHYYERWVGNQSSRVMAMADLKKLQSVQLVKLSVKHGIRETQLQFTVEAWLQIIECRRVLKWTYAYGYYLPEQESTKKRFFEYLQGEAEVGLERLHHCAELEFKELVNETEYFSKKFEDFRRKLIGLTKVTKTYFENLVKALENGLADVEPNETKSATDSNKRQKLV is encoded by the exons ATGAAAGTCGACTTTCAGACTTTTTTTACGGATTTGAGATATAAGTTGTTGATTAGTAGCACGCCGGGCTCGAGTGTTAAAGAGACGGGTGTTACAGATATAGAACAAGTTTCTACTGTTCTCTCTATAAGCCAAGTCGAAGCGATCATTTTGCTTCTTCACTACCAGTGGAGTCCTAGTAAAATAGAAGATGAATGGTTCACCAATGAAGAAAAAGTCCGTGAAAGCGCAGGTTTATTGAAGGAGCCAGTTGTTGATCTTAACGACAAAGTGAACATTGAATGTGGGATTTGCTTTGATTCATTTCTTCAGAAGGATAGTGCAACGGTTTCTTGTGGTCATCCTTATTGCAAGACTTGTTGGACCGGTTACGTCACTTCGAAAATTAACGATGGTCTGGGATGTCTGACGGTTCAATGTCCAGAGCCGTCTTGTTCTGCTGTGGTTGGTCAAGATATGATCAATAGTGTTATAACCAAGGAAGAGGATAAGGAGAAgtattacaaatattttcttaagtCTTATATCGAATCGAGCCAGAAGAAGATAAAATGGTGCCCGTCACCTGGATGCGAATACGCTGTTGATTTTGGAGGTGAGAGTGAAAACTATGATGTTTCTTGTTTGTGTTCCTATGAGTTTTGCTGGAAATGCTGTGAAGATGCTCACCGCCCTGTGGACTGCCACACAGTGGCCAAATGGATATTCAAGAACAATGATGAATCCGAGAACACGACTTGGATACTTGCCAATACAAAGCCTTGTCCTAGTTGCAAACGTCAGATCGAGAAGAACCAAGGATGCAACCATATGAGATGCTCCATTTGCAAACATAGCTTCTGTTGGGCTTGTCTGGATCCACTGAATAATCACAAGTCTTGCCACAACTTTAGGGGTGAGACTGAAGTTAAGCGAGAAATGGCGAAAAAGGCAATCGATAGATACATGCATTATTACGAAAGATGGGTGGGAAATCAATCTTCGAGGGTAATGGCTATGGCAGATTTGAAGAAATTGCAATCGGTGCAGCTTGTGAAACTTAGTGTCAAACATGGCATACGGGAAACTCAGCTCCAATTCACCGTAGAGGCATGGCTTCAG ATCATCGAGTGCAGAAGGGTCTTGAAATGGACATATGCATATGGGTACTACCTTCCTGAGCAGGAAAGTACCAAGAAACGATTTTTCGAGTATTTACAAGGAGAAGCTGAAGTTGGTTTGGAGAGGCTACATCATTGTGCAGAGTTGGAGTTCAAAGAGCTCGTCAACGAAACtgaatatttctctaaaaaattcGAAGATTTCAGGAGGAAGTTAATTGGTTTGACTAAAGTAACCAAAACATATTTCGAAAATCTTGTGAAAGCTTTGGAGAATGGTCTTGCTGATGTGGAACCCAATGAGACCAAATCGGCAACAGACTCTAATAAAAGACAAAAGTTGGTATAA